The Pseudoalteromonas nigrifaciens genome segment GCACATATTTTAGTTGTAGATGACGAATTTCAGATCCGTAAAATGTTGCGAATTGCACTGAAAAGTGTCGGTTATGAGGTCTGTGAAGCTGAATCAGTGAGTACTGGGTTGGCAGCAGCTGTTCGCCAACAACCAGATTTAGTTATTTTGGATTTAGGCTTGCCAGATGGCGATGGCTTAGCGCTATTAGCCGAAATTCGCAGTTTTTCGAGTGTGCCGGTGATTGTGTTATCAGTGCGCAGTGCAGATCTCGATAAAATCAAAGCCCTTGATATTGGCGCGCAAGATTATGTTACTAAACCGTTTAGCGTGGAAGAGTTATTAGCTCGGGTGAGAGCCCAGCTGCGAGACCGATTTCCAGATAAAACCGCCTCTGTACTTGATGATGGTCATTTAAAAATTGATTTAGCGCGGCGTTTAGTGACCTGTAACGGCAAATTAGTAGAACTGACTCCAAAAGAATATGCGGTGCTTGCCAAGCTTGCTCAACATCGACAATGTGTTATTACCCAAAAACAGCTGTTAGAACATATTTGGGGGCCAAGTCATGCACAAAATACCCATTATTTACGTATTGTGGTCAGTCATATTCGCCATAAAATAGGCGATGATCCAACCACGCCACGTTATTTGATCACCGAAGCGGGTATCGGCTATCGCTTAATGTTGTAAAGTTGTGTGTTCTATAGCAAGTCAAAGATGAGCCAACATACTGCGTGCAGATTCAATACTTATTACTAAGTTGTAAATAAGTATAAATGATTATACCATATATCTCTAACCTTAGGGGAGTAGTCTCTCAGCTCTACTGAGATAATCGTCAACAGTCCCCGAACAGCAGTTCGTGGCGGTTATGTCCAAATTGGATTGACAAGACTTAAGGCAAGTGTCGCTCTCGGGGTGGAGGGTTTCGCTTGTCTTTGTTCTTGCCGCCCCAAGGAACTGTTCATGAAGATATTCAAAAGCCAATGCGTACGCCCTAATACAGGGGATATGCATGGATTCTATTAATGCTATTTTACTTGGCATCGTTCAAGGTATTACAGAATTTTTACCGATTTCTAGTTCTGCTCATTTGATTTTGGCACCCTTGTTCGCTGGATGGCAAGACCAAGGCGTAGCATTTGATCTTGCAGTACATGTTGGAACGTTGTTTGCTGTACTGCTTTATTTTAGAAAAGATGTTAAAGAATTAACCCGAGATGGATTGTTGTCGTTACAACATCGTCAATGTGTTGGACAGGGAAAACTCGCGTTTTTTATAATGGTTGCAACCATTCCCGCTGTATTAGCTGGGTTATTGTTGATGGATCTTATCGATAATCAACTGCGCTCAGTAGCTATTATTTTTGCCACTACATTGTTCTTTGGTCTTTTATTGGGATGGGCTGATTGGAAACCCAATAAACAGCGTCAGTTAGACGATTTGAAATTCAAAGATGTGCTTTTTATCGGCGTCGCGCAAGCGGTTGCGCTCATTCCTGGCACATCACGCTCTGGGGCTACCATTACCATGGCTTTATTGCTGGGACTAAGCAGAGAAGCCTCGTCTCGCTTCTCCTTTTTGTTAGCAATACCCATAACTGCGCTCGCCTCTGCCGCAAAACTGATAGATGTCGCTCAGTCAAACGCAAGTGTTGACTGGCTGGCTTTCCTTATTGGGGGCATTACATCATTTTTGATGGCATTAACAGCAATTCACTTTTTCTTAAAATGGTTAAATCAGTTCGGTATGTGGCCCTATGTCATATATCGCATCCTCTTAGCTGGCCTAATTTACTTTTTCTTTTTAACGTAAGGTAACACTATGACACTCGCGATTTTAGCCATTTTAGGTGGCTTTATTTTATTGGTTTGGAGCGCTGACCGCTTTGTTGATGGTGCGGCCGCGACTGCAAAATATGCTGGCATGCCGTCACTGCTAATTGGAATGGTCATTGTTGGTTTCGGTACGTCTGCGCCTGAAATGGTGGTCTCTGCCATGGCGGCCATTGATGGCAATCCTGATTTGGCCCTTGGTAATGCGCTGGGTTCAAATATTGTTAATACCGGATTGATACTGGGTATTACCGCCATTATTACGCCAATTTTAGTGCAGTCAAAAATAGTCAGAAAAGAAATCCCATTATTATTACTGATAAGTTTAGCGCTGGGTTATTTTCTTTGGGATGGCGCGTTAACTCGTGTTGAATCAATCCTTCTTTTGGTAGGTTTTTTTACCTTAATTGGCTGGAGCATATACTCTGCCATGAAAGGCAAAGGAGACATATTAGAAGGCGAAATGGACCAAGAACTGGCAGAACACGCCATGCCGATAAAAAAGGCGGTTTTTTGGCTAGTACTTGGGCTGGTATTACTGATAGTGAGTTCGCGAGTACTTGTCTGGGGAGCGGTTAGTATTGCAGAAGCACTGGGTGTGAGTGATTTAATTATCGGTTTAACAATTGTCGCATTGGGCACCTCGCTACCTGAATTAGCCGCATCCATCATTGCGGTTAGAAAAGGTGAGCATGACATCGCTATTGGCAATGTGGTGGGGTCGAACATGTTTAACTTACTGGCAGTAA includes the following:
- a CDS encoding calcium/sodium antiporter, with translation MTLAILAILGGFILLVWSADRFVDGAAATAKYAGMPSLLIGMVIVGFGTSAPEMVVSAMAAIDGNPDLALGNALGSNIVNTGLILGITAIITPILVQSKIVRKEIPLLLLISLALGYFLWDGALTRVESILLLVGFFTLIGWSIYSAMKGKGDILEGEMDQELAEHAMPIKKAVFWLVLGLVLLIVSSRVLVWGAVSIAEALGVSDLIIGLTIVALGTSLPELAASIIAVRKGEHDIAIGNVVGSNMFNLLAVTGIAGVISPMTNLSSDVLSRDWLVMMGLTLALLFMAYGFRGAGRINRFEGAGLLVAFCAYNVWLVSSVI
- a CDS encoding response regulator; this encodes MSAHILVVDDEFQIRKMLRIALKSVGYEVCEAESVSTGLAAAVRQQPDLVILDLGLPDGDGLALLAEIRSFSSVPVIVLSVRSADLDKIKALDIGAQDYVTKPFSVEELLARVRAQLRDRFPDKTASVLDDGHLKIDLARRLVTCNGKLVELTPKEYAVLAKLAQHRQCVITQKQLLEHIWGPSHAQNTHYLRIVVSHIRHKIGDDPTTPRYLITEAGIGYRLML
- a CDS encoding undecaprenyl-diphosphate phosphatase, with amino-acid sequence MDSINAILLGIVQGITEFLPISSSAHLILAPLFAGWQDQGVAFDLAVHVGTLFAVLLYFRKDVKELTRDGLLSLQHRQCVGQGKLAFFIMVATIPAVLAGLLLMDLIDNQLRSVAIIFATTLFFGLLLGWADWKPNKQRQLDDLKFKDVLFIGVAQAVALIPGTSRSGATITMALLLGLSREASSRFSFLLAIPITALASAAKLIDVAQSNASVDWLAFLIGGITSFLMALTAIHFFLKWLNQFGMWPYVIYRILLAGLIYFFFLT